GAACAACGTCGCCCCCAAGGACCGCGACATCGCCATGGTGTTCCAGAACTACGCCCTGTACCCGCACATGACGGTGTACAAGAACATGGCCTTCGGTTTGAAACTGCGGAAGATGCCCCGCCAGGAGATCGACCAGAAGGTCCGCAAGGCCGCCCAGATCCTCGGCATCGAGCAGCTGCTCGAACGCAAGCCCAAGGCCCTTTCCGGCGGTCAGCGTCAGCGCGTGGCGGTGGGGCGGGCGATCGTCCGTGACCCGGCCTGCTTCCTGTTCGACGAGCCGCTGTCCAACCTCGACGCCAAGCTCCGCGTGACCACCCGCGCCGAGATCAAGCGGCTGCACCAAAGTCTCAAAACCACAACGATTTACGTCACCCACGACCAGGAAGAGGCGATGACCCTGGGCGACCGGATCGTGGTGATGAAGGACGGCCTGATCATGCAGGCCGACACGCCGCTCAACACGTACCAGAAGCCCAACAACCGCTTCGTGGCCGGTTTCATCG
The Planctomycetota bacterium genome window above contains:
- a CDS encoding ATP-binding cassette domain-containing protein — translated: NNVAPKDRDIAMVFQNYALYPHMTVYKNMAFGLKLRKMPRQEIDQKVRKAAQILGIEQLLERKPKALSGGQRQRVAVGRAIVRDPACFLFDEPLSNLDAKLRVTTRAEIKRLHQSLKTTTIYVTHDQEEAMTLGDRIVVMKDGLIMQADTPLNTYQKPNNRFVAGFIGTPPMNFFNGVVRQIDGETVFEEAAFKAPAGTETEGEVFDGELIPAEDGFKVALPPELIELVQGRDSGHLVLGLRPEHIHLDPAPGTVPLEVNVNVIEPLGSDMDVYMSTRHTPKLIGRVEARQGLEAGSTMTVYVDLNRAHLFEPGETGMNLKMANQSAHRESHAVA